The Ipomoea triloba cultivar NCNSP0323 chromosome 13, ASM357664v1 genomic interval CTTGGgtactcgtgagaatgattgaccttatcattctccCATTATCTCCTCAAATCAATCAACTTTGATTGTTTGGTTTCAAGAGTTCGGCCCTTCCATTCTTCGACCTAAAACTTTCACAGTCTTCAGTCTTCgtttcttcaagtcttcgtgtcttcaatcttcaactcttcgtatcttcaagtcttcggctTGAATTCTTTCACTAGAAGTCTTGTTCAGAAATGATAACAAGTTACTCTTGAAATGTAAGAACTTGTCTAACAACTATGACTTAGACAAGGATTCGTCCttctaggcaataaaagacaaAACAAGGATTGGGAGGTCTCCTCgggtctttggtatcatcaaaatcaatggctcggggttcctaacaatttctccattttttatgATGCCAACACCTATACTCGCACCATTTGGCTATTTGTATCCAAGAAAGGATTTTTATTATCATAGTTGAATAGTTAGAGGTTAAAAATTCATGTTCGAGGAGTAAAGATTCTAGATAAAACACACACACGCATGAACCCAAAATATAGcagtgaaaaataaaaagaggaaTGAAAATCATATTTTCTCCTCATCTTTGCTAGTCTTCTTCTTGTTCAGCTTCTCCAAATTCTCAGCTTCCTTAAGCTCAAGCATGTCATTGATCTCTTTTCTTGCTTTGAGTACATCCAGACCTTCAATCTTGTATGCATACTTCTTGTTGATATTAAGCACAAGGTAGTTTTGAGTTGCTTCACCAAGATTGTCTCCTAGAATGATTCGCCACTTCCACCATTTAATCAATTCTGGTGCATTCATTCCATCTAGGAAGCTTTGTCCGGTTGCAGTCATGATTTGAATGATTCCATTCATCTTATATCCATCTTCAGCAGTGATTGGTATGTTGTTTGCATTTTCAAGCTCTTTCAAGAATTTTTCAAATCTCTTTTGTCCTTCTTGTTGTATTTTGAAGatctcttcatttttctttctttgatcatatattctttcattttgATTCTTTATGTACTCGACTCTGTCTTTTACTGATTTTCCTTTCCAGAAGGGTGGAATGTTGCAATCTTTGTAGAATTCTATACTCCCTTCCTCATATGGAACATATTCAATCATTCGTCCATCTCGTGCTCGGGTTTTCTACCCCTTCGGCATTTTGGCACTTGGTCCTTCGGAGGGTGTTTCTTGTGTTCGCTTTGGTGATGGAGATGGGGATGGAGTCTTTCTAAGATTTAAGAAATCTTCTCTTGTTTGATTACCACTTCCTGGTCCATCATTTTTGTCATCTcttcgaatcacaatttctttACCCTTGCAGGTACTCGGGGTgctcttttcccccttgttggcatcattaacCTCAATCAGGCAGTCAATCTTGTTACTCAATCGATTGACACACACCTAAAGCTCCTTAAAAGTCCATTCGTATTCCGAGATATAGGTACCCATTTGGTTTTAGTTGCCTGTCACATATTCGAGCTTCATGCAAGAGAGATATAGGCGTTCTTTGATGAATGCATGCTTTGTGACCAGGTCATGTTGAACTCTCTTTATCTCGGCCAACGACTCTTTCAAGGATCCAAGTGAGATGAAGTTTTCTGAGAAAGCGTTGTCGATATTTTGCTCAAGAGCTATTATCCTTGCATCAACAGTAGATTTGGATGCCTTCTTCTTTTGCTTCCTTATATCCTTTTTGATTTTGGCAATTGAATCATTGATGGATTTGAAGTGAGTATCCTGAGTCCTTGCAATGCCATGTATAACATTCATTAGGGAAGAAAAAGCAGAAGCAGTGTTAACAATTACCTCAGATGAGTTAGAACTCTTTGAGGCTTCGGCTGGATCAGCATGAGTCTCGTTGGgaggtgcttccagatttccaccttGTACCAAGGCAAGATCATGATGATCAGCTGAATCCATCGGCAAGTCATCGGATGACTCCTTTTGTAAAGGCGAATCCTTGTGACTGGCACTATAAGATGCTTCCAAATTTTCATCTTGAGTGTAGTCAGGATACGACTTTACTTCAACATCAACTAGGTTCAAGGAAGAGGTGATCATGTTTTCGTCGATCAGAGGCAACTAGGTTCAAGCAAACTTTACTTCGACTTTTCTTCTCTGCCGTCATGTCTGTCATCCGAGTTGTGAGAGCTGGAAGAGTTCGAAAGATTTACCAGAATCATCATTCTTTGTAGCATCTGTAGGAGGAGGAATGAAATTTCCAGAAGGATCATtattgtcatcatcatcatcatccttcttTCCAGGAATGGTTGAGTCATCCCTACACTTGCCATCAGGTTTCAAATGTAAGTCTTCTTCATCGTTTATGTCTTCGGGCTGATCACTCGGTCCAATATCTGGACGTAGATCTCGTATCTCAAACTGAGCTCTTGAAATGTTGTGTATTTTGCAATTTGCATATCCTCAATCATTCGGCATTTTCGAGGGGTCCGATAGCCAACATTCAGATCAACAGTCTTGCCGAAACGAACTGTTCTTCCCTTTAGTTTTTCGGCAAAGACTCTTTCAATTTGTTCGGGTCTGGTGGCATCGAAAACAGATCTTGTCCGCATCCAATCTAGTGCCCATTCTTCTTCCTCTGCCATTTCATTGATGGTGCTAGCAATGACCCGTAAGCTAGACATTCTCCACTCTTGTCAATTATACATCCTGACAAGCTCTCGTCGGAGGATTTCTTCATGAGAAGGCATATCTGAGAGTGCCTCAGCTTGATCAGCAACAATTTCAGTTAACTCCTCGTGAGCCAATTGCTGAGCCAAGGCAGCATCAGCATTGACTTGACGAGTTATATCGTCAAACAGTAAAGCAACTTCTTGTGATGGCTCAGGAAATGGAGTTTGAATTTCCTCATGAGTTGAGGGGATTTCCTCAATATGAATAGTGGAAGTATAAGGTAGAAAAGCTAGGGGTTGAACCTCATACCTCGCAAGTAATACTGTTGCCACTTGCGGATGTAGTCTTTCCACAATTTGTCTTCAGATAAATGCAGGTATTTCTCTGTAAGCAGGTCGCTCTTTACCAACATCTTCACCCTCAGAGTCTTCTTCTATCCAAGTGGAGCTTGAATATGAGTTTTCGTGAGATTGGTGTGGCACTATTGCAAGGGTTTGATTTTCAGAAGTGGGGATCACAGGTGCCAAGAGTTCGGTCACCAATGGTTCAGGAGTGATTTCTGGCACTTGAGGTTCAGATGATATTGGCTCGGGTTGAgaaggctttgagggtgaagtcTTTGGCTTCATAAATCTAGTGAGAGGCAACTGGTCGTCCTCATCACTGTCTTCGCGGCTAAAATCCAAGGGAGGTGGAAGAACTCTTGCTCTTTCATCAATAAGAGTTCGGCCATGATCCTCCACTGTTGGTAAAACAACAGTTGATTCGGTTTGCAAAACCTGTTCTGGTTGAgccctttttgttttcttcttcggTCGTTTCAATTGTTTAgcctttcttttctttgattCAGCCCTCTTTTCCCTTGTCTTCTCTTCGTGATCAGATGAAGACTCGGGTGCTTGTGATGATTCAGCACATTTCGTCACTTTAACCTTTGAggatctctctttttttttctttttttttttcttccgtAGGGCTATATGGGGATTCttttatttgtgtacataaagtacattatttgtgtactgaaagtacattattttatataggggtgagcaaaatatcggttaaccgaccgcCAACCGATAACCGAACCGATCGAAAAAATCGGTTATCGGTCGGTTACGgttattaagtttaaaaaaatttcggtttttcggtttttcggtcaTTAGACGGTTATTGGGGTCGGTTAtcggtaatatatatatatattttttatattattatatatgttagcCCATTCTGCTCTCAGCCTTAGTCCAGTAGCCCACTAGGCACTAACCCATTACTCTATTAGCCCAAGTGCCCAACCCTAAAACCTAATTCAGATTTCAGATTTCTAGAATTCCAGACTTCACAGTTCACTGACTTCACTCCACGCCTCCACAGTCCACACCACATCTCACGAGTCACGCCCTCACGGTCTCATCGTCTCCACTCTCCACTCATTTTCTCCGTTCTCCATGTTCTCATAATCTGTAATCCCCCGTCTCCACGCGACCACGCTGTTCCACGGACGACTTCCACTCGACTTCCACGGTCTGCTGGTCTGGGTGTTTGGCATTCGACTTCCACAGACCACAGCACCACAGCACCACTTTCCGGCTTGTACCCAGTCAGGACCGAGACTCCGACTACTCTCCGAGTCTCCAAGTGTCCGTCGTCCGACAGTGTCCAGTCCaggtaaaatttttaatttttttttctgttaatttttaattatgtgtattaagtgtattttttttatgaataacTCATTCTATTGTTAATAGTATATATGTTATTAcatgtttaaatgtttaattgagtagataaatttataattttttttattttcagtgaCCAGTGCTCAATTTTTTTGTCctgttaatattttataaagtgttttttttatgaataagtcattctattattaatattacatatGTAATTTACATGTTTAATTGAGTaggtaaatttataattttgtttttacttcCAGTGACCATTActctgttttttaattttttctgttaatattttataaagtaaatttttttatgaataagtcattatattgttaatattacatatgtaatttatatgtttaaatgtttaattgagtatgtaaatttataatttttttttagttccagtgcctagttttgttttgttattttttttaaactgccAGCCAGTACCCCCACTGCCCAGTGTGTTATATTGTTGTGCtaattgttttaaatatttaattgttgtactaattcattaattatactttatacATTTCACAGATTGTTGTGAATGTCAACACACTCAACTGAGATGTCTGATTATGAAGATGAAGCAATCCAAAATGAAGGGGTTAGCGTTGATGCACATGCAAGTAGTAAAACACCCGGTGCCTCTAAGTCAAAGAAACGAAAAATTAGTCGGACAAAATCTGAGGTATGGGATCATTTTACCAAATTTGAAAATGAGGCACATAAAAAAAAGCTAGGTGTAATTATTGTGCAAAGGAACTTCATGCTGACACTAAATTGAATGGCACAAGTTCTTTAAAAGCTCACATTAAAAGCTGCCCAAAATGTCCCTATAGTAGTACCGACCCTACACAAACCGAACTAATTGCCCCTTCATCAGAAGGAGAGTCTTTAAGTTTTGGGAAATTTGATGCAACTGCAATTAGAAAGTCTGTGGCTGAAATGATCATAATTGATGAATTGCCTTTTAGGTTTGTGGAAGCAAAGGGGTTTAGAAAATGCATGTTTACTGCTTGTCCTAGGTTTCGTATGCCATCTAGATGGACTGTTGCTAGAGATTGTTACAAGATTTatttggatgaaaagaaaaatgtgtCCAACATTTTGTAATCTTCTTGTGCTAGAGTTTCTCTTACCACTGATAGTTGGACATCATTGCAAAGAGTGAATTATATGTGTCTTACATTGCATTATATTGATAATGAATGGAAATTGCACAAAAGAATACTTAATTTTTGTCCAATTTCTAGTCATAAGGGAGAAGATATTGGTAAGGCAATTGAGAAATGTTTGCGGGATTGGGGACTTGATAATGTTTTTACTATAACAGTAGACAATGCTAGTTCAAATGATGTTGCTACGGGGTATTTGAGGAAGAAGTTCAATAATTTGGGTAGTTCGATTTTAGATGGGAAATTTCTTCACATGAGATGCATTGCTCACATTGTTAATTTGGCTGTGAATGATGCTTTGAAGGAAAATAATGAATCAATTTGTCGTGTTAGAGGGGCAGTGAGATATGTGAGACAATCACCATCTAGATTGCAAAAGTTTAAAGAATGTATTCAAATGGAGAAAATTCAATCCAAGGCTTTGTTAAGCTTAGATGTATGCACTAGGTGGAATTCTACTTATCTTATGTTGGATTCAGCACAAAAGTTTGAGAGAGCCTTTGAGAGATTTGAGGAGCTTGATCCACATTATGGTCATGACCTTTTGAATAGTGAAGGAATTACGGACCATGATGGTTGGGAAAATGTTAGGAGGTTGTGCATGTTTTTGGGTCATTTCTATGATCTTACTGTGAAAGTTTCAGGCTCATTGTATGTTACTTCAAATA includes:
- the LOC116001319 gene encoding zinc finger BED domain-containing protein RICESLEEPER 2-like, coding for MSDYEDEAIQNEGVSVDAHASSKTPGASKSKKRKISRTKSEELHADTKLNGTSSLKAHIKSCPKCPYSSTDPTQTELIAPSSEGESLSFGKFDATAIRKSVAEMIIIDELPFRFVEAKGFRKCMFTACPRFRMPSRWTVARDCYKIYLDEKKNVSNIFHKGEDIGKAIEKCLRDWGLDNVFTITVDNASSNDVATGYLRKKFNNLGSSILDGKFLHMRCIAHIVNLAVNDALKENNESICRVRGAVRYVRQSPSRLQKFKECIQMEKIQSKALLSLDVCTRWNSTYLMLDSAQKFERAFERFEELDPHYGHDLLNSEGITDHDGWENVRRLCMFLGHFYDLTVKVSGSLYVTSNTYFPEICEVYSILRDWIKSRDSHFSSMAQRMKDKFDKYWGNVDKMNMLLYVATVLDPRRNLYIVQKA